One window of Nymphaea colorata isolate Beijing-Zhang1983 chromosome 1, ASM883128v2, whole genome shotgun sequence genomic DNA carries:
- the LOC116246103 gene encoding LOB domain-containing protein 7-like — protein MIALLPQTSSLMFNMTVKGGTSQACASCKYQRRRCHDDCAMAPYFPPDRLKQFLNVHRLFGVSNVQKHLQRLHESQKSEAMKAIIYQANARERDPVYGCLGVIVRLQREIEYTQRELNLVKCQILFYQQQSDFQARKEHHQRQQMTSFIGESCYQATEYGDVIELNSNGHMTQEYLNSSSFQQSMIPCEIDLKDFNSQSFYQATPDQDYEDIKPFDQFFFDAKDDINDYKDAYESSAESSFKEVQSADHVPEEELKSLQPSILAK, from the exons atgATTGCCTTACTTCCACAAACCTCTTCTCTCAT GTTTAATATGACAGTTAAAGGTGGGACAAGTCAAGCTTGTGCATCATGCAAATACcaaagaagaagatgccatGATGATTGTGCAATGGCGCCATATTTTCCACCAGATCGATTAAAGCAATTCCTGAACGTCCATCGTCTCTTTGGGGTAAGTAATGTTCAGAAGCATCTGCAGAGACTACATGAATCCCAAAAATCAGAGGCAATGAAGGCTATCATATATCAAGCCAATGCCAGGGAAAGAGACCCAGTATATGgctgccttggagtcattgtCAGGCTACAGAGGGAGATAGAGTACACACAGAGGGAGCTCAATTTGGTTAAGTGTCAGATCCTATTTTATCAGCAACAGTCAGATTTCCAGGCGAGAAAGGAGCATCATCAGAGGCAGCAGATGACATCCTTTATTGGAGAGAGCTGCTATCAGGCAACAGAGTACGGTGATGTCATAGAATTGAATAGTAATGGCCACATGACGCAGGAGTATCTgaattcttcttcatttcaaCAATCCATGATACCTTGCGAAATTGACTTGAAGGATTTCAATTCACAGAGTTTTTATCAGGCTACTCCTGACCAAGACTATGAAGATATTAAGCCATTCGATCAATTCTTTTTCGATGCCAAGGATGACATCAATGATTACAAAGATGCTTATGAATCCAG TGCTGAATCTTCATTCAAGGAAGTGCAATCAGCAGATCATGTGCCTGAGGAAGAACTCAAGTCTCTACAGCCTTCAATTCTTGCTAAATAG